A single Pagrus major chromosome 19, Pma_NU_1.0 DNA region contains:
- the LOC141014788 gene encoding dermatan-sulfate epimerase-like protein: MPGNMAASWVARCVFLLPLFAVGTAFSGVFNATDRDIFTDDLLQVKLAQARATEQWKLQSADSHPNLYFNQVDVLHLRQRSSTTHSHIFKVIRAAALTMLSNVPFYMPPAKHAEFTSKWNEIYGNNLPPLALYCLLCPEDSAALQFLIRFMDRMAEYPDWKVTSAPNDEVPTAHSLTGFATAYDFIYTYLDEQRRDVYLKKIRSETEELYELSKYRGWGKQYLQNHQTTNILAVLTGALVVGSHNHPESMIWKQVAVNYMEKTMFLLNHIVDGSLDEGVAYGSYTAKSITQYVFLAQRHFNIDNVQNNWLREHFSFYYATLLPGFQRTVGIADSNYNWFYGPESQLVFLDTFVMRNGTGNWLAQQIRKHRPKDGPMGQSSAQRWATLHTEYIWYNHHLTPQPPPDFGKAKMHIFSNWGVVTYGAGLPNGQGNTFVSFKSGKLGGRAVYDIVHDKPYSWVDGWNSFNPGHEHPDQNSFTFAPNGQVFVSEALYGPKYSYLNNVLVFSPSPTSQCNSPWEGQLGECAKWLRWTDEGVGDARGEVIVASSHRDTMFVSGEAVAAYSPAMRLKSVFRALVLLNSQTLLVLDHVEKWADSPVTSLSAFFHNLDIDFKYVPFKFMDRYNGAMMDVWDAHYKMFWFDSQGHSPDTRIQEAEQAAEFKKRWTQYVNVTFPMTGTVSRVAYVLHGPYVKVSSCRFMDNSKNGVRLSLTINNTEKIVSIATNYKDIGARLTYLGFGGHGKVEDRYQITRYGLGTQLIPKQISSDNQLFDFGFTVNVIAGVVLCVAIGFLTMQRKFYVCFSRLMRYALLSVLILWIVELLFVSNSCDQLLCGVKWKGAGAKSEVNKQIRLYEQHHLPLPTVLIATLPGSGSELLKHLFYNSSDFVYIRVPTEHVDIPETEFEFDSLVDACEWSRSDAVHGRFKIIQGWLHSLVHNTKLHLQNIQLVEGSRVKQPQRVSPSRDRKKRSRRREPTSELKGKLRASLDRDAEYVREMRRHVAEYPNARVVLNMRSGSWALKLPFIQEVVGASLRTIYLVRDPRAWIYLMVYNSKPSLYSLKNIPQHLSLIFKEDAVSDGCPTVAPEFKIIQRLLSRSETNPILILAHLWLAHTAAVLRVSEGLPEESYLQVRFEDVVNFPQETAGNIHTFLGVPVSPAALNQLLFTTSTNLYNLMYEGDISPANINMWRQNMPRKDIRLIEDVCGSVMKRLGYTRSAS; this comes from the coding sequence atgcccgGCAACATGGCAGCAAGCTGGGTGGCacgttgtgtgtttttactaCCGCTCTTCGCAGTGGGGACAGCCTTCTCGGGGGTCTTCAACGCCACGGACAGAGACATTTTTACGGACGATTTGCTGCAGGTCAAGCTCGCACAAGCCAGAGCGACCGAGCAGTGGAAACTCCAGTCGGCTGACTCCCATCCCAACCTATATTTTAACCAAGTCGATGTGTTGCACTTGAGGCAAAGGTCCTCCACCACCCACAGTCACATATTTAAAGTCATCCGGGCGGCCGCTCTCACCATGCTGTCCAACGTCCCCTTTTACATGCCCCCTGCGAAACATGCCGAGTTTACAAGCAAGTGGAATGAGATTTATGGGAACAACCTGCCTCCCCTGGCTCTCTACTGCCTGTTGTGCCCGGAGGACTCCGCCGCCCTGCAGTTTCTCATCAGGTTTATGGATAGGATGGCTGAGTACCCGGACTGGAAAGTGACCAGTGCGCCTAACGACGAGGTCCCCACTGCGCACTCCCTCACCGGCTTTGCCACTGcttatgactttatttacacctaCCTGGATGAGCAGCGGAGGGACGTTTACCTCAAGAAAATTCGCTCTGAGACCGAGGAGCTGTACGAGCTCTCGAAGTACAGGGGGTGGGGGAAACAGTATCTCCAAAATCACCAAACCACTAACATTTTAGCCGTCCTGACTGGTGCGTTAGTGGTCGGATCGCACAACCATCCGGAGTCGATGATCTGGAAACAAGTGGCAGTGAACTACATGGAGAAAACTATGTTTCTCCTTAATCACattgttgatggctctctggacGAGGGGGTCGCCTACGGGAGCTACACGGCCAAGTCCATCACGCAGTACGTCTTCTTAGCTCAGCGCCACTTCAACATCGACAACGTGCAGAACAACTGGCTGCGGGAACACTTCAGCTTTTATTACGCCACTCTGTTGCCGGGCTTTCAGAGGACCGTCGGCATCGCGGACTCCAACTACAACTGGTTTTACGGGCCGGAGAGCCAGCTCGTTTTCCTCGACACTTTCGTTATGAGGAACGGGACGGGTAACTGGCTGGCTCAGCAGATCAGAAAGCACCGGCCCAAAGATGGCCCCATGGGGCAGTCGTCTGCGCAGCGCTGGGCTACACTTCACACAGAGTACATCTGGTACAACCACCACCTCACCCCGCAGCCTCCACCCGACTTTGGCAAAGCTAAGATGCACATTTTCTCTAACTGGGGTGTGGTTACCTACGGAGCCGGGCTTCCCAACGGTCAGGGTAACACTTTTGTCTCCTTTAAGTCTGGCAAGCTGGGTGGCCGTGCCGTCTACGACATTGTCCACGACAAGCCTTACTCCTGGGTGGACGGCTGGAACAGCTTCAACCCGGGTCACGAGCACCCTGATCAGAACTCTTTCACATTTGCTCCTAATGGGCAAGTATTTGTGTCTGAAGCACTTTATGGCCCAAAGTACAGCTATCTCAACAATGTTCTGGTGTTCAGCCCGTCTCCAACAAGTCAGTGTAACAGTCCGTGGGAGGGTCAGCTGGGGGAGTGCGCCAAGTGGCTGCGCTGGACTGACGAGGGCGTGGGCGATGCCAGAGGGGAGGTGATTGTTGCCTCCTCGCACAGAGACACCATGTTCGTGAGCGGTGAAGCGGTAGCAGCTTATTCACCCGCCATGAGGCTGAAGAGTGTGTTCAGAGCCTTGGTTCTGCTCAACTCTCAGACTCTGCTGGTGCTCGACCATGTGGAGAAGTGGGCTGATTCCCCCGTAACGTCTCTCAGCGCATTTTTCCACAATCTCGACATTGACTTTAAGTACGTCCCTTTCAAATTCATGGACAGATACAACGGCGCCATGATGGATGTGTGGGACGCTCATTATAAAATGTTCTGGTTCGACAGCCAGGGTCACAGCCCCGATACCAGAATACAGGAGGCAGAGCAGGCGGCTGAGTTTAAAAAGAGGTGGACTCAGTATGTCAATGTCACTTTTCCGATGACAGGCACAGTCAGCAGAGTAGCTTATGTGTTACACGGGCCGTATGTCAAAGTGTCCAGCTGTAGATTTATGGATAATAGCAAAAATGGTGTCAGACTCTCTCTCACCATAAATAACACAGAGAAGATCGTCTCCATTGCGACAAACTATAAAGACATAGGAGCAAGGTTGACTTACTTAGGATTTGGAGGTCACGGTAAAGTTGAGGACAGATATCAAATCACTCGATATGGCCTTGGGACGCAACTCATCCCCAAACAAATCAGCAGTGATAATCAGCTGTTCGACTTTGGCTTCACGGTCAATGTGATAGCAGGGGTTGTTCTCTGTGTGGCCATAGGATTTTTGACCATGCAGAGAAAGTTTTATGTCTGCTTCAGCAGGCTTATGCGTTACgccctcctctctgtgctcatcCTTTGGATAGtagagctgctgtttgtgtctaaCAGCTGCGATCAGCTTCTCTGCGGGGTAAAATGGAAAGGTGCGGGTGCCAAAAGCGAAGTAAACAAACAGATCAGACTGTACGAGCAGCACCATCTCCCCCTGCCCACCGTCCTCATAGCGACCCTTCCCGGATCGGGATCGGAATTACTCAAGCACCTTTTCTACAACAGCTCGGACTTTGTTTACATAAGAGTCCCCACCGAGCACGTGGACATCCCCGAGACCGAGTTTGAGTTTGACTCTCTGGTCGACGCCTGTGAGTGGTCAAGGTCAGACGCCGTGCACGGACGGTTTAAGATTATTCAGGGCTGGCTGCATTCGCTGGTCCACAACACAAAGCTGCACTTGCAAAATATTCAGCTGGTGGAGGGCAGCAGGGTCAAACAGCCCCAGAGAGTCAGCCCCTCCagggacagaaagaaaagatcCAGGCGGAGAGAGCCGACGTCTGAGCTGAAGGGCAAACTGAGAGCCAGTCTGGACAGAGATGCTGAATATGTTAGGGAGATGAGACGCCATGTTGCGGAGTACCCAAACGCCCGGGTGGTCCTCAACATGCGCAGCGGAAGCTGGGCGCTCAAACTGCCTTTCATTCAGGAGGTTGTGGGAGCTTCCCTCAGGACAATCTACTTGGTGAGAGACCCTCGAGCGTGGATTTATCTCATGGTTTATAACAGCAAACCCAGCCTTTACTCCCTTAAGAACATCCCGCAGCACCTTTCCTTGATATTCAAGGAGGATGCTGTCAGCGATGGCTGCCCAACTGTGGCGCCTGAGTTCAAGATAATCCAGAGGCTTCTCTCCCGTTCAGAGACAAACCCCATCCTGATACTGGCTCATCTGTGGCTGGCTCACACCGCAGCAGTGCTGAGGGTCAGCGAGGGCCTCCCCGAGGAGTCCTACCTCCAAGTGAGGTTTGAGGATGTGGTCAACTTCCCGCAGGAGACGGCGGGGAACATTCACACGTTTCTGGGGGTGCCCGTGTCACCCGCAGCCCTCAACCAACTTTTATTCACCACCTCCACGAACCTGTACAATCTCATGTATGAAGGAGACATTTCTCCAGCTAACATTAACATGTGGAGACAAAATATGCCTCGAAAGGACATCAGACTGATAGAGGATGTCTGTGGGAGTGTGATGAAGAGGCTGGGTTACACCAGGTCTGCAAGTTAA